GCCTTCTGAAAAACGGTAAAATTGTGCAAAGCTGGAGACTCACCACTGTCCGGGAACGGACGGGTGATGAGCACGGAATCCTGATCAAGAATGCTCTTTCGCTGGGCGGATATGCAAAAGAGGAATTCGAAGGGATCGCCGTTAGTTGCGTGGTCCCCCCACTACTACCGGGTATCAAAGAGATGTGTGAAACCTATTTTCACCAGGAGCCATTTATTGTGCAGCCGGGCATCAAAACCGGCATGCCGATTCTGTACGAGCATCCGCAGGAAATCGGTGCCGATCGCATCGTTCTCTCCGTTGCCGGCTTCCATAGATATGGCGGACCGTGCATCGTTGTGGATCTCGGCACTGCAACCACTTTCGATGCGGTGTCGGAAAAGGGGGAATACCTGGGAGGAATTATCGCACCCGGAATCGGGATCTCGGCAGAAGCGCTTTTTCAACGCGCCGCAAAACTTCCCCGTGTGGAGATCCGGGAACCGGCGCAGGTAATCGGCAGAAACACCGTTGCAGCGATGCAATCCGGAATTTTCTACGGATATCTGGGATTGATAGAAAAAATCATAACTCTTGTGCAAGAAGAGCTGGGAAGTCCTACTACAAATATAGCAACGGGTGGACTGGCCCCGCTCATGGCCAAACGTTCGGAGAAGATTCATCATTCGAATCCGGATTTGATCATGGAGGGGCTACAAATTCTGTTTGAGATGAATCGCTGATGGAAGAAGAGGAGTATTTCCGGATGATTGAGGATTACTTCGTGCAAAAAAGAGGGAATCCGATGCTCCTTTCTCCCAAAGAATGGGCGC
The nucleotide sequence above comes from bacterium. Encoded proteins:
- a CDS encoding type III pantothenate kinase, whose protein sequence is MPQKVKNLLAIDVGNTNTVVGLLKNGKIVQSWRLTTVRERTGDEHGILIKNALSLGGYAKEEFEGIAVSCVVPPLLPGIKEMCETYFHQEPFIVQPGIKTGMPILYEHPQEIGADRIVLSVAGFHRYGGPCIVVDLGTATTFDAVSEKGEYLGGIIAPGIGISAEALFQRAAKLPRVEIREPAQVIGRNTVAAMQSGIFYGYLGLIEKIITLVQEELGSPTTNIATGGLAPLMAKRSEKIHHSNPDLIMEGLQILFEMNR